Proteins from a genomic interval of Papaver somniferum cultivar HN1 chromosome 4, ASM357369v1, whole genome shotgun sequence:
- the LOC113271913 gene encoding uncharacterized protein LOC113271913: MNDKRLVIQLVNGLPEEYNTVASFIQQSMPTFDASRSQLRTEEIRHTQQTSMASYTTLEATGSSPGQRPQRSGYNKRNQHHQRPQTQQLSAEPPLLPTPAQFRQPNNPRATVYRNPAYPTPYMPYWAAPPSPYHTVPHWHPTAPLRGPSPARSRQTQQRPRAASYGHAQAYAIPSTEMLHPSDFAEAYSSMSLQSPDDTFYMDTGATSHITADPGFEFEDDPSSL, encoded by the exons ATGAATGACAAACGGTTGGTTATCCAACTTGTCAATGGTcttccggaggaatacaacacTGTTGCGTCCTTCATTCAACAGTCTATGCCAACGTTTGATGCTTCCCGTTCACAACTGCGCACCGAAGAAATTCGTCATACGCAACAAACCTCCATGGCGTCTTATACAACCCTAGAAGCCACCGGTTCCTCCCCAGGACAGCGTCCTCAGCGCTCCGGCTACAACAAGCGGAATCAGCACCATCAACGCCCTCAAACCCAACAACTTTCAGCAGAACCCCCACTTCTGCCAACCCCGGCCCAGTTCCGTCAGCCCAATAACCCACGAGCTACAGTCTACCGAAACCCAGCATACCCAACACCCTATATGCCTTACTGGGCTGCACCTCCAAGCCCATACCATACCGTCCCCCACTGGCATCCCACTGCTCCTCTCCGCGGGCCTTCTCCAGCTCGCTCCCGCCAAACCCAACAGCGTCCACGAGCTGCTTCCTATGGACATGCCCAAGCATATGCCATTCCTTCCACAGAGATGTTGCATCCTTCGGACTTTGCGGAAGCTTACAGCTCCATGAGTCTGCAGTCACCGGACGACACGTTCTATATGGACACTGGTGCAACCTCACATATTACTGCGGATCCAG gatttgaatTCGAGGACGATCCTTCTTCGCTGTGA
- the LOC113274682 gene encoding uncharacterized protein LOC113274682 — MRNHFRCQIAIAYALKKIGMLLRYLDGILKGQGTISPDADFRAWIMEKLNIEDWEDYLHFANAREGDVLFTAAAKGVELEKQIITPETIRVQDEDGFKSRLEVYHKVLKAAHNMPLKNIDCIGGGQTACSLIKGITPKLRYRHLVNPNGNIKEENEMVIIRL, encoded by the exons ATGAGAAATCATTTTAGATGTCAGATTGCAATCGCTTACGCTCTTAAGAAAATAGGCATG CTGCTCCGCTATCTTGACGGTATCTTAAAGGGACAAGGTACAATCTCTCCAGATGCTGACTTCCGGGCTTGGATTATGGAGAAGCTAAATATCGAGGATTGGGAAGATTACCTTCATTTTGCCAATGCTCGAGAAGGAGATGTGCTGTTTACAGCAGCTGCCAAAGGGGTTGAGCTCGAGAAACAAATAATTACTCCCGAAACAATCAGGGTTCAAGATGAAGATGGATTTAAAAGCCGGCTCGAG GTGTATCATAAAGTACTAAAGGCTGCTCATAACATGCCGCTTAAAAATATAGATTGTATCGGTGGTGGTCAGACCGCGTGTAGTCTTATTAAGGGAATTACGCCCAAACTGAGATATAGACATCTGGTGAACCCTAACGGCAACATCAAG GAGGAAAACGAGATGGTGATCATCAGACTATGA